In Crinalium epipsammum PCC 9333, the following are encoded in one genomic region:
- a CDS encoding GumC family protein — protein MTQINLNPVAETEVGYGQLFAVLIRRRFWILGIFCIVLSFATVKALKEKPSYVSSMQLLVEPNYQGTGGANQQYTDSNIQVDGTTQLTLMRSSQLIRKAVELLRSEYPDISVNKIKNSLAVTALKDESQGANSNPKIFVATYTDNNPIKTQKVLQAMQQVYLDYNREQQKLRLTKGLAFINEQLPKVRESVTKAEVALEQFRTSQNMIEPSAQAGALTNAINSIEQDRRANQAQITELQAQYSSLQQQLAGSPQEAPITARLSQSSRYQVLLNEIQKTDLAIAQQRVRFTEENPVLQELLLQRNQQLSLLQAEAQRAAGNNSYQLNGTGESLLNKGQFGPTDINITGKLAEIQANLQGLAGREQVLANKEQQLRAELNRFPNLLAKYSRLQPELQLRLETLQQLEKAKQALSLEIARGGFDWQVVEAPQPGFESESKIRQNILLGVVVGLFLGAAAAFIREILDDSIHSSDDLQKQISLPILGRAPQLPQVDKNKPIIKLPFGKQQDSTAWISELLIKLPFGEPEGITPWTVEVVHTPPAWEALDLIYKNIQLQKSASTLKDGEALDLIYKNVQLQKSTSVFSSLMITSALDGEGTSTIALGLAISAARLHQRVLLIDTDFRQPMLHQLLYLSNEYGLSSLLESNATVPIHSHIPVLDIHIDILTSGPIPTDPVNLLSSPQMKKLITAFEQSYDLVLLVAPPVLGMVDALLIGSCCQGVVLVTRLDRVTKTALAEATAMLNKFNTIGVITTWTPTQ, from the coding sequence GTGACTCAAATTAATCTCAATCCAGTTGCTGAAACAGAGGTAGGTTACGGACAACTGTTTGCCGTTTTAATCCGTCGGCGCTTTTGGATACTAGGTATTTTTTGCATTGTCTTGAGCTTTGCTACGGTTAAAGCTTTGAAAGAAAAGCCTAGCTATGTAAGCTCAATGCAATTGTTAGTAGAACCTAACTATCAAGGCACAGGTGGAGCAAACCAACAATATACTGATTCTAATATTCAGGTAGACGGTACTACTCAGCTGACCTTAATGCGAAGTTCTCAGCTTATCCGAAAAGCGGTGGAGTTGCTTCGTTCTGAATACCCAGATATAAGTGTAAATAAGATTAAAAACTCCTTAGCCGTGACTGCTCTGAAGGATGAGAGTCAAGGCGCTAACAGTAATCCTAAGATTTTTGTAGCAACCTATACAGATAATAATCCGATTAAAACCCAAAAAGTACTCCAGGCAATGCAGCAGGTTTATCTGGATTACAACCGAGAACAGCAGAAACTTCGTTTAACTAAAGGACTGGCTTTCATTAATGAACAGTTACCAAAGGTTCGTGAGAGTGTTACTAAGGCTGAGGTAGCCTTAGAACAATTTCGCACCAGTCAGAACATGATTGAGCCGTCTGCACAAGCAGGAGCCCTGACTAATGCGATTAACAGTATTGAGCAGGATCGAAGGGCAAACCAGGCTCAAATAACAGAGCTTCAGGCTCAATACAGCTCTTTACAGCAGCAACTTGCTGGTTCTCCGCAGGAAGCTCCCATCACTGCACGTCTAAGTCAGTCCTCTCGCTACCAAGTTCTGCTCAATGAAATCCAAAAAACAGACCTTGCCATTGCCCAGCAGCGCGTGCGCTTTACTGAGGAAAACCCAGTTCTTCAAGAGTTACTCTTGCAGCGCAATCAGCAACTAAGTCTGTTACAAGCAGAGGCACAACGTGCTGCGGGCAATAATTCTTATCAACTCAATGGTACGGGAGAAAGCCTTTTGAACAAAGGGCAATTCGGACCCACTGACATAAACATTACTGGTAAGCTTGCCGAGATCCAGGCAAACCTACAAGGTCTGGCAGGGCGTGAACAAGTACTTGCAAACAAAGAGCAGCAGCTCCGTGCAGAACTTAATCGGTTTCCTAATCTGCTGGCTAAGTACAGCCGTCTACAACCCGAACTACAACTCAGGCTTGAAACGCTTCAACAGCTAGAGAAGGCCAAACAGGCACTAAGCTTAGAAATTGCCCGAGGCGGATTTGATTGGCAAGTTGTGGAGGCACCGCAACCTGGTTTTGAAAGTGAGTCCAAAATACGGCAAAACATTTTGCTGGGTGTCGTAGTTGGATTGTTCTTGGGTGCTGCAGCAGCTTTTATTCGCGAAATACTGGACGATTCTATTCATAGCTCTGATGATTTGCAGAAGCAGATTTCCCTACCAATACTAGGAAGGGCTCCACAGCTACCGCAGGTTGACAAGAACAAACCAATCATTAAGCTACCGTTTGGTAAGCAGCAAGATTCTACAGCTTGGATAAGCGAACTACTCATCAAGCTACCGTTCGGTGAACCCGAAGGTATAACACCTTGGACAGTTGAAGTAGTCCATACTCCGCCAGCTTGGGAAGCGCTGGACTTGATTTATAAAAATATTCAACTTCAAAAGTCTGCTTCGACTTTAAAAGATGGGGAAGCGCTGGACTTGATTTATAAAAATGTTCAACTTCAAAAGTCTACTTCGGTCTTCAGCTCTCTAATGATTACCTCTGCACTAGATGGGGAAGGAACATCAACGATAGCATTAGGTTTAGCAATTAGTGCTGCCCGCCTACATCAACGAGTGCTGCTGATTGATACTGATTTCCGTCAGCCGATGCTGCACCAACTGCTCTATCTTTCTAATGAGTATGGGCTTTCAAGTCTGCTGGAAAGTAACGCTACAGTGCCAATACATAGTCATATTCCAGTGTTAGACATACATATTGATATTTTGACTTCTGGGCCAATACCCACAGATCCTGTTAATTTGTTGAGTTCTCCTCAGATGAAGAAATTAATCACAGCATTTGAGCAAAGTTATGATTTAGTTTTGCTAGTTGCTCCTCCGGTTTTAGGGATGGTGGATGCTCTGTTGATTGGATCTTGTTGCCAGGGAGTAGTTTTGGTGACACGCCTTGACAGGGTGACAAAAACGGCACTTGCCGAAGCTACGGCTATGCTCAATAAGTTCAATACGATCGGAGTTATTACAACTTGGACACCTACCCAGTGA
- a CDS encoding glycosyltransferase, with the protein MRIALVHDYLTQQGGAERVFELLCKHYPKADIFTSLYAPEKTIDLKDRQVHTTALQKIPGATKYFRIMAPFYFSAFRALDLQDYDLIISSTTSFAKAVRKKPGAIHICFCHNVTRFLWDTTTYLREYAAYRNLSAVLEPIFQLMRKADLASAQEPDFYIANSSTVARRIQQFYGKPSVVINYPIDTNKFIFSDNKDDFYFASARLISYKRIDVVVEAFNWLGWPLLISGDGPERKRLESRALKNIKFLGHVSDTERSQLLSKARAVIVAALEDYGLVPVEANASGTPVIAYGQGGVLDTQIPGKTGVFFKRQTPEAIHTALVESSKIAWDYEQIREHAIANFSEKVFFERVERAIEEVCRSHQP; encoded by the coding sequence ATGAGGATTGCACTCGTCCATGATTATTTAACACAGCAGGGTGGGGCAGAGCGTGTTTTTGAATTGCTGTGTAAACACTATCCAAAAGCTGATATATTTACGTCTTTATACGCTCCTGAAAAAACTATTGATCTGAAAGATCGCCAAGTTCATACAACTGCACTTCAGAAAATTCCAGGGGCTACTAAGTATTTTCGGATAATGGCTCCCTTTTATTTTTCTGCCTTTCGAGCTTTAGATCTGCAAGACTACGATCTGATTATCAGCAGTACCACGAGCTTTGCTAAAGCCGTGCGAAAAAAACCAGGAGCAATACACATTTGTTTCTGCCACAATGTCACTCGTTTTTTGTGGGATACCACAACCTATCTTCGAGAGTATGCTGCCTATCGAAATCTTTCTGCTGTTCTAGAGCCAATTTTTCAGCTTATGAGAAAAGCAGACTTAGCTTCGGCTCAGGAACCTGACTTTTATATTGCTAATTCCAGCACTGTTGCTCGTCGTATCCAACAATTTTACGGAAAGCCATCCGTTGTTATTAACTATCCAATTGATACTAATAAATTTATTTTTTCAGATAATAAGGATGACTTCTATTTTGCCTCAGCTCGTCTGATTAGCTATAAACGTATTGATGTGGTTGTTGAAGCTTTTAATTGGCTGGGATGGCCATTATTGATATCCGGTGATGGACCAGAGCGAAAGCGTCTTGAGTCTAGAGCTTTGAAAAATATTAAGTTTTTAGGTCATGTAAGTGATACAGAACGTAGTCAGTTGCTATCTAAAGCTCGCGCTGTTATTGTTGCCGCGTTGGAAGATTATGGCTTAGTTCCGGTAGAAGCTAATGCTAGTGGAACGCCTGTAATTGCCTACGGTCAAGGTGGTGTATTAGATACTCAGATACCAGGTAAGACTGGAGTCTTTTTCAAGCGGCAGACACCTGAAGCGATTCATACAGCATTAGTTGAGTCTAGTAAGATTGCTTGGGACTACGAGCAAATCAGAGAACATGCGATCGCTAATTTTTCCGAAAAAGTTTTTTTTGAAAGAGTGGAGCGGGCGATTGAAGAAGTTTGTCGTTCGCATCAGCCCTAA
- a CDS encoding glycosyltransferase: MKILFLDQSGEPGGAELCLIDIAKPYRHTCLVGLFADGPFKHLLEEHEIPVQVLATKSIQVRKESSLVQSLGSVSSLLPVIARVVQKAREYDLIYANTQKALVVGALASLLSRRPLIYHLHDILSADHFSRTNLTVAVTLANRFASLVIANSKASQAAFLEAGGRSDIIDVVYNGFEPELYRRNRSDISQLKKQLELDGRFIVGHFSRLSPWKGQHILLEALAHCPEDVTAILVGDALFGEQDYVKHLHKRVAELGLEQRVQFLGFRSDIPQLMAVCDLVAHTSTAPEPFGRVIVEAMLSGTPVVVTSSGGALELVEHGITGFLVPPGEPQQLAEVIITCRNKSDYTAAIAQGACDTASQRFQQTNINQRIAQLLYRVLT, encoded by the coding sequence ATGAAAATCCTATTCCTAGATCAGAGTGGAGAACCAGGTGGTGCGGAGCTTTGCCTAATCGATATTGCCAAACCTTATCGACACACCTGTTTAGTGGGCTTATTTGCAGACGGTCCTTTTAAACATTTACTAGAGGAACACGAAATTCCAGTTCAGGTTTTAGCTACTAAGTCAATACAAGTTCGTAAAGAAAGTAGCTTGGTGCAAAGTTTAGGCAGCGTGAGTTCACTGCTGCCTGTGATTGCTAGGGTTGTTCAAAAAGCTCGTGAATACGATTTGATCTATGCCAACACGCAAAAAGCTCTAGTAGTTGGGGCATTAGCTAGTTTGTTAAGCCGTCGCCCTCTGATTTATCATTTGCATGACATTTTATCCGCAGACCACTTCAGCCGAACCAACCTCACTGTAGCCGTCACTTTGGCTAATCGCTTTGCCTCATTAGTCATTGCTAATTCCAAAGCAAGTCAGGCAGCCTTCCTAGAAGCAGGAGGACGATCAGACATAATCGATGTCGTATACAATGGCTTTGAACCCGAGCTTTATCGGAGAAATCGCTCCGATATAAGTCAACTCAAAAAACAACTAGAACTTGATGGACGATTTATAGTAGGTCACTTCAGTCGATTGTCGCCCTGGAAAGGTCAACATATTTTGCTCGAAGCACTGGCTCATTGCCCAGAAGACGTGACAGCTATTTTGGTTGGTGATGCCTTGTTTGGTGAGCAAGATTATGTCAAGCATTTACACAAACGAGTAGCAGAACTAGGATTAGAACAACGAGTTCAGTTTTTAGGATTTCGTTCTGATATTCCCCAGTTAATGGCAGTTTGTGATTTAGTAGCTCATACATCAACAGCACCCGAACCCTTTGGAAGAGTTATTGTAGAAGCCATGCTATCTGGCACACCTGTTGTGGTAACTAGCTCTGGAGGTGCGCTCGAATTAGTAGAACACGGAATCACTGGTTTTCTGGTTCCGCCCGGAGAACCACAGCAATTAGCAGAAGTCATTATTACCTGCCGTAACAAGTCTGACTATACAGCAGCGATCGCCCAAGGTGCATGCGATACAGCCAGTCAGCGTTTTCAACAGACAAACATTAATCAGCGTATTGCTCAGTTGCTGTACCGGGTTTTAACCTGA
- a CDS encoding glycosyltransferase family 4 protein: protein MGWFPHEPGGLNRYVYELTHALAASQDRVELCGLGIPEGLENYPLKLTNLAEADSPIWQRLWFILQNFLKRKSTQPNAINLHFALYSFPVLQVLPKHVPITFTFHGPWALESQLEGTNQLGARVKHWLEKIVYHRCDRFIVLSKAFGTILHQEYQVPWSKIHIIPGGVDLSRFQPNLSRQEARTQLNWPQDRPILFTPRRLVHRVGLDKLLTAIATIKPQLPDVWLAIAGKGPLQAVLEQQATDLGLNDNVKFLGFLPDEQLPIAYQAADLTVMPSQSLEGFGLVVLESLACGTPTLCTPVGGMPEILEPFSPNLITYSTEATAIAERLEELLIRRIPMPSREACREYAATNFDWQKIAQQVRQVLLS, encoded by the coding sequence ATGGGTTGGTTTCCTCATGAGCCAGGTGGGCTTAATCGATATGTTTATGAACTAACTCATGCTCTAGCAGCTAGTCAGGATCGAGTTGAACTGTGTGGATTAGGCATTCCAGAGGGTTTAGAAAATTATCCGCTTAAACTGACTAATTTGGCTGAGGCTGATAGCCCGATCTGGCAAAGGCTCTGGTTTATTCTTCAAAACTTTTTAAAACGGAAATCTACTCAACCAAATGCCATTAACCTCCATTTTGCTTTGTACAGTTTCCCCGTGTTACAGGTGTTGCCTAAACACGTTCCTATAACTTTTACATTTCATGGGCCTTGGGCGCTTGAAAGTCAACTAGAGGGAACGAATCAACTCGGCGCTAGGGTGAAACATTGGCTGGAAAAAATAGTTTATCACCGCTGCGATCGCTTCATCGTACTCAGCAAAGCCTTCGGCACTATTTTGCATCAAGAATATCAAGTTCCTTGGAGTAAAATTCACATTATTCCCGGCGGCGTGGATTTATCCCGGTTTCAACCCAACTTATCCCGTCAAGAAGCTCGGACACAGCTTAACTGGCCGCAAGATCGCCCTATTTTATTCACTCCTCGTCGCTTAGTACATCGAGTTGGACTCGATAAATTGTTGACGGCGATAGCAACAATTAAACCCCAACTTCCTGATGTCTGGTTAGCGATCGCTGGAAAAGGGCCACTACAAGCGGTACTTGAGCAGCAGGCAACAGATTTGGGACTCAACGACAATGTTAAATTTCTCGGCTTCTTACCAGATGAACAGTTGCCTATAGCTTACCAAGCAGCTGACTTGACCGTTATGCCCAGCCAGTCTTTAGAAGGATTTGGATTAGTCGTCCTAGAATCCTTAGCCTGCGGAACCCCTACTTTATGTACTCCTGTTGGTGGTATGCCGGAAATATTAGAGCCGTTCTCACCCAATTTGATTACTTATTCTACAGAGGCAACTGCTATTGCCGAGCGATTAGAAGAACTGCTAATTAGAAGAATACCTATGCCTTCTAGAGAAGCTTGTCGCGAGTATGCTGCCACCAACTTTGACTGGCAGAAAATCGCGCAGCAGGTTAGACAAGTTTTGTTAAGCTGA
- a CDS encoding glycosyltransferase family 4 protein: MSAKPRVLLVVGFLWGDEGIVRGLIALAKGLMESGWEVCLASAMVDQDGYERFTRGPEWIESQGIQHFYVPFPNFRTPAGKFSTAFKALLSLNVAVQQFKPDIINVHSLSLCPYTFVMRSLYGIPYISTARTMPSANRLGVKFGGLINKYFNTFLGNRFIAISTEIKEAYERILRIPPGQIRVVYHGVETDRFRPPSTQERLESREAFGLNLNDKVVCLIGYLYPLKGHDVLIQAISLLKSEGVNVVALCAGAGDKEEVQTLQTQAEQSNVSDLIRLLGFTDARQVLWASDALILPSRLEGFGWVIPEAMLCGVVPIRTPAGGAIDQIENGINGFIFPFNDAEALAMRLKQLIENEALMSQMSVAAIESARQKFTAERMIKETIAVYEELMTISSAQ; the protein is encoded by the coding sequence ATGAGCGCTAAACCTCGTGTTCTATTGGTAGTGGGTTTTCTCTGGGGAGATGAAGGTATCGTCCGAGGGTTGATCGCCCTGGCTAAAGGGCTAATGGAATCTGGCTGGGAAGTGTGTCTCGCTTCAGCTATGGTAGATCAAGATGGATACGAGCGCTTTACCCGTGGCCCTGAGTGGATCGAGTCTCAGGGAATTCAACATTTTTATGTACCGTTTCCTAACTTCCGTACCCCTGCTGGAAAATTTAGTACTGCTTTTAAAGCCCTACTTAGTCTTAATGTAGCTGTTCAGCAATTTAAGCCAGATATTATCAATGTTCATTCTCTATCTCTATGTCCCTATACTTTTGTGATGCGAAGTTTATACGGTATTCCCTACATTTCAACGGCCCGAACCATGCCATCTGCAAACCGCTTAGGTGTCAAGTTTGGAGGATTGATCAACAAATACTTCAATACGTTTCTGGGTAATCGCTTCATTGCAATCAGTACAGAAATCAAGGAAGCCTATGAAAGAATTCTGAGAATTCCTCCAGGACAAATTAGAGTAGTGTATCATGGAGTGGAAACGGATCGATTTCGTCCCCCATCAACCCAAGAGCGACTAGAATCCCGTGAAGCGTTTGGACTAAATTTAAATGATAAAGTTGTCTGTCTTATTGGATATTTGTATCCGCTTAAGGGGCACGATGTACTAATACAAGCTATCTCATTACTTAAATCTGAGGGAGTGAACGTAGTTGCACTCTGTGCAGGAGCAGGTGATAAAGAGGAAGTTCAGACTCTTCAAACACAAGCTGAGCAGAGTAATGTTTCAGATTTAATTCGCTTATTAGGTTTTACAGATGCGCGGCAAGTACTTTGGGCATCTGATGCTCTAATTTTACCAAGTCGGCTAGAGGGATTTGGATGGGTGATTCCAGAAGCAATGTTATGTGGTGTTGTTCCCATTAGAACTCCCGCAGGTGGAGCGATCGATCAAATTGAAAATGGCATTAATGGTTTTATTTTTCCTTTTAATGATGCAGAAGCTTTGGCGATGCGTTTGAAACAACTTATAGAAAATGAAGCGCTGATGTCGCAAATGTCGGTTGCTGCTATAGAATCAGCTCGTCAAAAATTTACTGCTGAGAGAATGATTAAAGAAACTATTGCCGTATATGAAGAATTAATGACCATATCGTCTGCTCAATAA